In the genome of Thermoanaerobaculia bacterium, one region contains:
- a CDS encoding TolC family protein → MNPTRLRALAALLALAAALAAGAAGSPLPAQPPPAPIPAGPPLTLEQAIELALVGNEVSGVAAARLERAVALRRQAIAQFLPALTITANATRRAREVTRLIDGDEVTVQAIDAYSSQAVAETPLFDLRALPLIRAATVGLEAQTIESQELRRALAFDVADGFYAALSLERLLEAARQRVAVGRQTVDESRLRLEAGLANRNDLTRTELELATAELVATRAANTVTTARLSLFYLINAPADRLVGELEVPERPAPLGSDREVLVAQALAGRQELEALDQRWQQARQLALAPRLGWVPRLDLRGLYRWTNEAGLNGNSEDWNIGANFTWELFDGGDRMALAAQRDAEAREVELDLVQRRRQVALEVDRASADLATAEAALAQARTQLAFAVQNAEEVRERFQNGLATALEQTDAQVSAFEAEVEVARQGFARDVADLALRRALGGWPAGSARLASSTYSPLPASSQSLESPSPGSPEVP, encoded by the coding sequence ATGAATCCGACACGACTCCGCGCGCTCGCCGCGCTTCTCGCCCTCGCGGCCGCCCTCGCTGCGGGCGCTGCCGGTTCTCCCCTGCCGGCCCAGCCGCCTCCGGCACCGATTCCAGCCGGGCCGCCGCTCACGCTCGAGCAGGCGATCGAGCTCGCCCTCGTCGGCAACGAAGTCTCCGGCGTCGCGGCCGCCCGGCTCGAGCGCGCCGTGGCGCTGCGACGTCAGGCGATCGCCCAGTTCCTGCCGGCGCTCACGATCACCGCCAACGCCACCCGCCGGGCGCGCGAGGTGACCCGGCTCATCGACGGCGACGAGGTCACGGTGCAGGCCATCGACGCCTACTCGAGTCAGGCGGTGGCCGAAACCCCGCTCTTCGACCTCCGCGCCCTGCCGCTGATCCGGGCGGCGACGGTCGGCCTCGAAGCGCAGACGATCGAATCGCAGGAGCTCCGCCGTGCGCTCGCCTTCGACGTCGCCGACGGTTTCTATGCGGCGCTCTCGCTCGAACGTCTTCTCGAGGCGGCACGACAGCGCGTCGCCGTGGGCCGCCAGACCGTGGACGAGTCGCGCCTCCGGCTCGAGGCCGGGCTCGCCAATCGCAACGACCTCACCCGCACCGAGCTCGAGCTCGCGACCGCCGAGCTCGTCGCCACCCGGGCGGCCAACACCGTCACGACGGCTCGACTGTCGCTCTTCTACCTGATCAACGCGCCGGCCGATCGGCTCGTGGGTGAGCTCGAGGTTCCGGAGCGCCCGGCGCCGCTCGGCAGCGACCGCGAGGTCCTGGTCGCGCAGGCCCTCGCCGGCCGGCAGGAGCTCGAGGCCCTCGATCAGCGCTGGCAGCAGGCGCGCCAGCTGGCGCTCGCTCCCCGCCTGGGCTGGGTGCCGCGCCTCGACCTGCGCGGCCTCTACCGCTGGACCAACGAGGCCGGGCTGAACGGGAACTCGGAGGACTGGAACATCGGGGCGAACTTCACCTGGGAGCTCTTCGATGGCGGCGACCGGATGGCGCTCGCCGCGCAGCGCGACGCCGAAGCCCGGGAGGTCGAGCTCGACCTCGTCCAGCGCCGGCGTCAAGTGGCGCTGGAGGTCGATCGGGCCTCGGCCGACCTCGCCACCGCCGAAGCCGCGCTCGCCCAGGCGCGGACTCAGCTCGCCTTTGCCGTCCAGAATGCCGAGGAGGTTCGCGAACGCTTCCAGAACGGCCTCGCGACCGCGCTCGAGCAGACCGATGCCCAGGTCTCGGCCTTCGAAGCCGAAGTCGAGGTCGCGCGCCAGGGCTTTGCCCGCGACGTCGCCGACCTCGCGCTCCGGCGGGCGCTCGGCGGTTGGCCCGCCGGCAGCGCACGGCTGGCCTCGTCCACCTACTCGCCCCTGCCCGCTTCGTCTCAGTCCCTGGAAAGTCCATCCCCAGGGTCTCCGGAGGTTCCGTGA
- a CDS encoding sigma 54-interacting transcriptional regulator, which produces MKREDSKVAGRQERFRLVAEAAGRRLARLVPPQGTSVGSSVRNDLRLEASGVSRHHARFVPAGEVLWVEDRASKNGIWLGDRRIDRQALVAGDRVRLGEVWITVERVAADDAEVALAWPRIPTHPTAPALDEPTTFLPGVGSPFELQPVETLFPGLRLPEEFVVGPSSRMLRLLGEVERVAADRSPALLLGETGTGKELVARAIHRSSARSSGPFVAVNCAALPSELVEAELFGVARGAATGVAARIGALRTADGGTFFLDEVGELPMVLQAKLLRILESAELAPLGGPATPLDVRFVAATNRDLRVECGAGRFRPDLYFRLAAFTLSLPPLRERREDLPALLGAFVERFSRAAGREPAGLSLRLLECVESYGWPGNLRELAHEVRRWVTFAPEGEIFDSSLLSPEIRVSLDAERDAGKGRPADDSLDLDFRLAATEREIVSRALAVASGNQSLAARLLGISRNGLAAKIARHGLAAAGEAGGSSSEPDDDRT; this is translated from the coding sequence ATGAAACGGGAGGACTCCAAAGTCGCTGGCAGGCAAGAGCGATTCCGGCTCGTCGCCGAAGCGGCCGGACGCCGGCTCGCCCGGCTGGTGCCGCCTCAAGGGACGAGCGTCGGCAGCTCCGTACGCAACGATCTGCGCCTCGAGGCCAGCGGTGTCTCCCGGCACCATGCCCGGTTTGTTCCCGCCGGCGAGGTGCTCTGGGTCGAGGATCGAGCCAGCAAGAACGGTATCTGGCTCGGCGACCGCCGGATCGACCGCCAGGCGCTCGTCGCCGGCGACCGGGTGCGCCTGGGCGAAGTCTGGATCACCGTCGAGCGTGTCGCCGCCGATGACGCCGAGGTCGCTCTCGCCTGGCCGCGCATCCCGACCCACCCCACGGCGCCGGCACTCGACGAGCCGACGACGTTCCTTCCCGGTGTCGGATCGCCGTTCGAGTTGCAGCCGGTCGAGACGCTCTTCCCGGGACTTCGCCTGCCGGAGGAGTTCGTCGTCGGGCCCTCCAGCCGCATGCTCCGCCTGCTGGGCGAGGTGGAGCGTGTCGCCGCCGACCGCTCGCCCGCGCTGCTGCTGGGCGAAACCGGCACCGGCAAGGAGCTCGTCGCGCGGGCGATCCATCGGAGCTCCGCGCGGAGCAGCGGCCCGTTCGTCGCCGTCAACTGTGCCGCTCTCCCTTCGGAGCTCGTCGAGGCCGAGCTCTTCGGCGTCGCGCGTGGCGCGGCAACGGGCGTCGCCGCGCGCATCGGTGCGCTGCGCACCGCCGACGGCGGCACCTTCTTTCTGGACGAGGTCGGAGAGCTGCCCATGGTGCTGCAGGCGAAACTCCTGCGGATCCTCGAGAGCGCCGAGCTCGCTCCCCTGGGCGGACCGGCGACGCCGCTCGACGTCCGCTTCGTGGCGGCGACCAATCGCGACCTGCGCGTCGAGTGCGGAGCTGGTCGCTTTCGTCCCGACCTCTACTTCCGACTCGCCGCTTTCACTCTCTCGCTGCCCCCGCTGCGCGAGCGCCGCGAGGACCTTCCGGCGCTTCTCGGCGCCTTCGTCGAGCGATTCTCGCGCGCCGCGGGGCGTGAGCCGGCCGGCCTGTCGCTTCGCCTGCTCGAGTGCGTCGAGAGCTACGGGTGGCCGGGAAACCTGCGCGAGCTCGCACACGAGGTGCGGCGCTGGGTCACTTTCGCCCCGGAAGGGGAGATTTTCGACTCGTCGCTGCTCTCCCCGGAGATCCGCGTTTCCCTCGACGCCGAACGGGATGCCGGAAAAGGCCGACCGGCGGACGACTCACTCGACCTCGACTTTCGGCTGGCGGCGACCGAGCGCGAGATCGTCTCTCGGGCCCTCGCCGTCGCCAGCGGCAACCAGAGTCTTGCCGCGCGGCTCCTCGGCATTTCGCGCAACGGTCTGGCGGCGAAGATCGCGCGCCACGGCCTCGCCGCCGCCGGCGAGGCCGGCGGATCGAGTTCAGAACCGGACGACGACCGAACCTGA
- a CDS encoding DUF4097 family beta strand repeat protein: MFRTRAPQLPTISSARFLLVAGAVALASLSPAFAADAQRQVERTLAGRPNLVVELHNLAGNVTVAATSGSEVRIAGTVFAAGKTAAEAERVAGLLNVTYEEKGDRWIVKATYPLEESRKYCYPRQGEGEALPWFLEWLDMGSSNFKYDGRQVSIVSQPGAGALTLYADFRIEVPAGVGVTVKDGIGVVASSGVRGAQTLDIATGEIQVQDGEGSLSADTGSGDVHIRRQKGDVQVDTGSGDVRLEQVAAGRVDIDTGSGDIHLQDVAGAFSCDTGSGDIVGKALKLGSNLNADTGSGDVTLSGDFSTVSRIAIDTGSGDVTLEASPATAAPQVRMAVSTGSGEISLDLPSSRVTHSGRGDLKAEIGAATGTAAISTGSGDVTVRTAR; encoded by the coding sequence ATGTTCCGAACCCGCGCCCCCCAGCTCCCGACGATCTCTTCGGCCCGTTTCCTCCTGGTCGCCGGCGCCGTCGCTCTGGCCAGCCTCTCCCCCGCCTTCGCTGCCGACGCCCAGCGCCAGGTCGAGCGCACGCTCGCCGGCCGCCCCAATCTGGTCGTCGAGCTGCACAACCTGGCCGGGAACGTCACCGTCGCCGCCACCAGCGGGTCGGAGGTCCGGATCGCCGGGACGGTCTTCGCCGCGGGCAAGACCGCGGCCGAGGCCGAACGGGTCGCCGGGCTCCTGAACGTGACCTACGAGGAGAAGGGCGATCGCTGGATCGTCAAGGCGACCTACCCGCTCGAGGAGAGCCGCAAGTACTGCTACCCGCGCCAGGGCGAGGGCGAAGCGTTGCCCTGGTTCCTCGAGTGGCTCGACATGGGGAGCTCCAACTTCAAGTACGACGGTCGGCAGGTCAGCATCGTGAGTCAGCCCGGGGCCGGCGCTTTGACCCTCTACGCGGACTTCCGCATCGAGGTCCCGGCAGGAGTCGGCGTTACGGTCAAGGACGGCATCGGTGTGGTGGCTTCGTCCGGCGTCCGCGGCGCCCAGACCTTGGACATCGCCACCGGCGAGATCCAGGTCCAGGACGGCGAGGGCAGCCTCTCCGCCGACACCGGCTCAGGCGATGTCCATATTCGCAGGCAGAAGGGCGACGTCCAGGTCGACACCGGATCGGGCGACGTCCGGCTCGAGCAGGTCGCAGCCGGCAGAGTGGACATCGACACCGGCAGCGGCGACATCCACCTTCAGGACGTCGCTGGAGCGTTCAGTTGCGACACGGGCTCGGGTGACATCGTCGGCAAAGCACTGAAACTGGGGAGTAACCTCAACGCCGACACCGGCTCGGGAGACGTCACCCTGTCGGGAGACTTCTCGACCGTCTCGCGGATCGCGATCGACACCGGCAGCGGCGACGTCACCCTCGAGGCGAGCCCGGCGACCGCGGCGCCGCAGGTGCGCATGGCCGTGAGCACCGGCTCGGGAGAGATCTCCCTCGACCTGCCGTCGAGCCGCGTGACCCACAGCGGACGCGGCGACTTGAAGGCCGAGATCGGCGCCGCCACCGGCACCGCCGCCATCTCCACCGGCAGCGGCGACGTCACCGTGCGCACCGCCCGGTAA
- a CDS encoding efflux RND transporter periplasmic adaptor subunit → MTSTRFRRRGLATLAACLLPWTFALAGCGGKTADTGRPARAEVRFPVETARVAARNVEYSVRAVGSIEAFEEVAVTARVAGVVERVRFREGDSVTAATPLAEIEPERYSLATAAARAALAKAQATADEAKNGLERRQAVNVKNPDLVRAEEVDAWRTRVAAAGAEIQQAKTALSLAQLNERDAIVRSPIAGVIQTRAIETGQYVSPGTEIATLVRRDPLLLRFRVPQNEATPLGNGMLARFRLREGSEKSYSARIRLVGAAADSRDRMVAVTAEVDDPARAELRPGTFVEVEVPVGGVAAAAVIPQTAIRPSEHGFLAFVVEGDVARERVLELGLRTAEGDVEVRRGLAVGELLVVRGAEALRDGAKVNLEAKPVDATVTGPASTVPPN, encoded by the coding sequence GTGACTTCGACCCGATTCCGCCGGCGCGGTCTGGCGACGCTTGCCGCCTGCCTTCTGCCCTGGACTTTCGCCCTCGCCGGCTGCGGCGGGAAGACGGCCGACACCGGGCGCCCGGCGCGCGCCGAGGTGCGTTTTCCGGTCGAAACAGCCCGGGTCGCGGCGCGAAACGTCGAATACAGCGTGCGCGCGGTCGGATCGATCGAAGCGTTCGAAGAGGTGGCCGTGACGGCGCGGGTCGCCGGCGTGGTCGAGCGCGTGCGCTTCCGCGAAGGCGACAGCGTGACCGCCGCGACACCGCTCGCCGAGATCGAGCCCGAACGCTACTCGCTCGCGACCGCGGCTGCCCGGGCGGCGCTCGCCAAGGCCCAGGCCACGGCAGACGAGGCGAAGAACGGACTCGAGCGCCGCCAGGCGGTGAACGTGAAGAACCCGGATCTGGTGCGCGCCGAAGAGGTCGACGCCTGGCGGACGCGGGTCGCCGCGGCGGGAGCCGAGATCCAGCAGGCGAAGACCGCCCTCTCCCTGGCCCAGCTCAATGAGCGCGACGCGATCGTGCGCTCTCCGATCGCCGGAGTGATCCAGACCCGCGCCATCGAGACCGGCCAGTACGTATCGCCCGGCACCGAAATCGCCACCCTGGTGCGACGCGATCCGCTGCTGCTGCGCTTTCGCGTCCCCCAGAACGAGGCGACCCCGCTCGGCAACGGCATGCTGGCGCGTTTCCGACTGCGTGAAGGGTCGGAGAAGAGCTATTCGGCGCGCATCCGGCTGGTCGGAGCGGCCGCCGACTCGCGCGACCGGATGGTGGCGGTGACCGCGGAGGTCGACGATCCGGCGCGCGCGGAGCTGCGTCCAGGCACTTTCGTCGAAGTCGAGGTCCCGGTCGGGGGTGTCGCCGCCGCAGCGGTCATCCCGCAGACCGCCATTCGTCCGAGCGAGCACGGCTTCCTGGCCTTCGTCGTCGAAGGCGACGTCGCCCGCGAGCGCGTGCTCGAGCTCGGACTGCGCACGGCCGAAGGCGATGTCGAGGTGCGCCGCGGGCTCGCCGTCGGCGAGCTCCTCGTGGTACGCGGCGCCGAAGCCCTCCGCGACGGCGCCAAGGTGAACCTCGAGGCAAAACCGGTCGACGCCACCGTCACCGGCCCCGCGTCCACCGTCCCGCCAAACTGA
- a CDS encoding M28 family peptidase, with the protein MLMKSRIARYRRALAFGAGLTLVISGPVAAQADPGGTAVLHDAREVHLAEIRQLTFGGENAEAYWAEDGLKLSFQTTRPPYACDQIFSLPADGAAPSLLSTGKGKTTCAYFYPDSQRFLYASTHLASPDCPAPPDRSKGYVWAIDGTYELFAGSREGGDLQQLTKNDAYDAEATICPVDGSVVFTSTRDGDLELYRMDADGKNVVRLTHTPGYDGGAFFSRDCKQIVYRASRPTGADLEDYQKLLTENLVRPSKLEIWVADMTLEGARDARQVTNLGAASFAPFFFPDGKRILFSTNYGDPKGREFDIWAVDVDGTDLERISFFAGFDGFPMFSPDGKQLAFSSNRNQGKPGETDVYIARWTDAPAVATELRAEDRYGADVAWLADDARDGRGVGTDGNEAAAAYIEERFKALGLEPAGVNGGYRQEFDVTVALTSGPTTALSLDATPVAADAFTPLSFSKSARASGEIVFAGYGIVAKDKNRDDYAGIDVEGKIVLVRRFVPPGDNFQDADERRYSDLRYKAFTAREHGALALLVVDLPELAEGVAMPDEAPLPKLSAEQAGDAGLVIAALKREIGKTLLEGNHAADLVVELIAERKPSTNVVGRLKSANPQVRPGVVVLGAHFDHLGHGGASSMAPGSEEIHNGADDNASGTAALLESARILAGRKAELAQDVLFIGFSGEERGLLGSTAFTRNPPAGLDLKSVRAMINMDMVGRLRDNKLAILGGGSAEEWPAIAEPLCAARRVLCTTSGDGYGPSDQTPFYAAGIPILHLFTGTHDDYHRPSDDSGRINATGGATVAALAADLAVAAAGAEKLTLRSVPEPAPRGDVRSFGASLGTIPDYAGPGEGKSGVLLAGTRPGSAAEKAGLQRGDILIGLLGRDIGDINDFMFLLRQAKPGDKAKAVVLRDGKRLEFEIVFGESRRM; encoded by the coding sequence ATGCTCATGAAGTCCCGCATTGCACGCTATCGCCGCGCGCTCGCGTTCGGCGCCGGACTGACCCTCGTGATCTCCGGCCCGGTCGCCGCCCAGGCCGATCCAGGCGGGACAGCGGTCCTGCACGACGCGCGCGAAGTGCACCTGGCGGAGATCCGCCAGCTCACTTTCGGCGGCGAGAACGCCGAGGCCTACTGGGCCGAAGACGGACTCAAGCTCTCCTTCCAGACCACTCGGCCGCCCTACGCCTGCGACCAGATCTTCTCGCTGCCGGCCGATGGCGCGGCCCCGTCGCTGCTCTCGACCGGCAAGGGCAAGACGACCTGCGCCTACTTCTATCCCGACAGCCAGCGCTTCCTCTACGCCTCGACCCATCTCGCGTCGCCCGATTGCCCGGCGCCGCCCGACCGCTCGAAGGGCTATGTCTGGGCGATCGACGGCACCTACGAGCTGTTCGCCGGCAGCCGGGAGGGCGGAGATCTGCAGCAGCTCACGAAGAACGATGCCTACGACGCCGAGGCGACGATCTGCCCGGTCGATGGCTCGGTCGTCTTCACCTCCACGCGTGACGGCGACCTCGAGCTCTACCGGATGGACGCCGACGGCAAGAACGTGGTGCGCCTCACCCACACTCCCGGCTACGACGGCGGCGCCTTCTTCTCGCGCGACTGCAAGCAGATCGTCTATCGCGCCTCGCGCCCGACCGGAGCTGACCTCGAGGACTATCAGAAGCTCCTGACGGAGAACCTGGTGCGCCCGAGCAAGCTCGAGATCTGGGTGGCCGACATGACCCTCGAGGGCGCCCGTGATGCCCGCCAGGTGACCAACCTTGGCGCCGCCTCGTTCGCGCCTTTCTTCTTCCCCGACGGCAAGCGGATCCTCTTTTCGACCAACTACGGCGACCCCAAGGGACGGGAGTTCGACATCTGGGCGGTCGACGTCGATGGTACCGATCTCGAGCGGATTTCCTTTTTCGCCGGCTTCGACGGCTTCCCGATGTTCTCGCCGGACGGCAAGCAGCTCGCCTTCTCGTCGAACCGCAACCAGGGCAAGCCCGGCGAGACCGATGTCTACATCGCGCGCTGGACTGACGCCCCGGCGGTCGCCACGGAGCTCCGCGCCGAGGACCGCTACGGCGCCGACGTCGCCTGGCTGGCCGACGACGCCCGCGACGGACGCGGCGTCGGCACCGACGGCAACGAGGCGGCGGCCGCTTACATCGAGGAGCGCTTCAAGGCGCTCGGTCTCGAGCCGGCGGGAGTCAACGGGGGCTACCGCCAGGAGTTCGACGTCACGGTGGCGCTCACCTCCGGTCCGACGACGGCATTGTCCCTTGACGCAACACCGGTCGCTGCCGACGCCTTCACGCCGCTCTCGTTCTCGAAGAGCGCCAGGGCGAGTGGCGAGATCGTCTTCGCCGGCTACGGGATCGTCGCCAAAGACAAGAACCGCGATGACTACGCCGGCATCGACGTCGAGGGCAAGATCGTGCTGGTCCGTCGCTTCGTTCCCCCCGGCGACAACTTCCAGGACGCCGATGAGCGCCGCTACTCGGACCTGCGCTACAAGGCCTTCACTGCGAGAGAGCACGGGGCCCTCGCACTGCTCGTGGTCGACCTTCCCGAGCTCGCGGAGGGCGTCGCGATGCCCGACGAGGCCCCTTTACCGAAGCTTTCTGCCGAGCAGGCCGGGGATGCCGGTCTGGTCATCGCCGCACTCAAACGTGAGATCGGCAAAACCCTCCTCGAGGGAAATCACGCGGCAGATCTGGTCGTCGAATTGATCGCCGAACGCAAACCGAGCACCAACGTGGTCGGACGGCTGAAGAGCGCGAATCCGCAGGTTCGCCCCGGCGTCGTCGTGCTGGGAGCGCATTTCGACCACCTCGGCCACGGGGGCGCGAGCTCGATGGCTCCCGGCTCCGAGGAGATCCACAACGGCGCCGACGACAACGCCTCGGGGACAGCGGCGCTGCTCGAGAGCGCGCGCATCCTCGCCGGCCGCAAGGCCGAGCTCGCGCAGGACGTGCTGTTCATCGGCTTCTCGGGCGAGGAGCGGGGGCTCCTCGGCTCGACGGCCTTCACGCGCAATCCGCCGGCCGGCCTCGACTTGAAGAGCGTTCGCGCCATGATCAACATGGATATGGTCGGGCGCCTGCGCGACAACAAGCTGGCGATCCTCGGCGGCGGGTCGGCGGAGGAGTGGCCGGCCATCGCGGAGCCGCTCTGCGCCGCGCGCAGGGTGCTGTGCACGACCTCGGGAGACGGGTACGGGCCCTCGGACCAGACGCCCTTCTATGCGGCCGGCATTCCGATTCTCCATCTCTTCACCGGCACGCACGACGACTACCACCGGCCCAGCGACGACAGCGGCCGGATCAACGCCACCGGCGGCGCGACGGTCGCGGCGCTCGCCGCCGACCTCGCGGTCGCGGCGGCGGGGGCAGAGAAGCTCACGCTGCGGTCGGTGCCGGAGCCGGCGCCGCGCGGCGACGTGCGTTCGTTCGGCGCCTCTCTGGGGACGATTCCGGACTACGCCGGGCCGGGCGAGGGCAAGAGCGGCGTGCTGCTCGCGGGTACCCGCCCGGGTAGTGCCGCCGAGAAGGCTGGCCTCCAGCGCGGCGACATTCTGATCGGGCTTCTCGGCCGGGACATCGGCGATATCAACGACTTCATGTTCCTGCTCCGCCAGGCGAAACCGGGCGACAAGGCGAAGGCGGTCGTCCTGCGCGACGGCAAGCGCCTCGAGTTCGAGATCGTCTTCGGCGAATCGCGGCGCATGTAG
- a CDS encoding alpha/beta fold hydrolase, whose translation MRRGTSFSGKFWTVAPAAVSYFRPPSAPQHEPFRLAIPDPTVGRLVLSGALHAPPTARTLLVALHGLGGSAESSYMRQFATAAVAAGHACLRLNHRGAERAAQDYYHAGLTLDLESVLGAPELARFDRVAVVGYSLGGHVALRYAAERPGRTDPRLSGVVAVCAPLDLDRGATALDSPAAWLYRRYILPGLKQHLDAVEKVRAVPVDRMRRARVRGIREWDDLVVAPRWGFASAEDYYARASVAPILDRIALPAWIIESENDPMVPVWTLTSALARVSPTTEVTWTPRGGHVGMPADLDLGRPGPKGLHAQLLSWIAMTLSS comes from the coding sequence TTGCGCCGGGGCACGAGTTTCTCGGGGAAGTTCTGGACGGTCGCGCCGGCGGCGGTGTCGTACTTCCGGCCGCCCAGCGCCCCGCAGCACGAACCGTTTCGCCTTGCGATTCCTGACCCGACGGTCGGTCGGCTCGTCCTCTCCGGTGCGCTGCACGCGCCGCCCACCGCGCGCACACTCCTCGTCGCCCTGCACGGTCTCGGTGGCAGCGCCGAGAGCTCCTATATGCGTCAGTTCGCGACCGCTGCGGTCGCCGCCGGGCACGCCTGTCTGCGGCTCAACCATCGCGGCGCCGAGCGCGCCGCGCAGGACTACTATCACGCCGGGCTGACGCTCGATCTCGAGTCCGTGCTCGGCGCGCCGGAGCTGGCGCGCTTCGACAGGGTCGCCGTCGTCGGTTACTCGCTCGGTGGCCATGTGGCGCTGCGCTACGCGGCAGAACGGCCGGGAAGGACCGACCCGCGACTCTCGGGCGTCGTTGCCGTCTGCGCGCCGCTCGATCTCGACCGCGGTGCGACGGCGCTCGACTCTCCTGCCGCCTGGCTCTATCGCCGGTACATTCTGCCGGGACTCAAACAGCACCTCGACGCGGTGGAGAAGGTGCGTGCAGTGCCGGTCGATCGGATGCGGCGGGCGCGGGTGCGGGGGATCCGCGAGTGGGACGACCTCGTCGTCGCGCCTCGCTGGGGTTTCGCCTCGGCCGAGGACTACTACGCCCGCGCCAGCGTCGCGCCGATCCTCGACCGGATCGCGCTGCCGGCCTGGATCATCGAGTCGGAAAACGATCCGATGGTGCCGGTCTGGACGCTCACGAGCGCCCTCGCGCGCGTTTCGCCCACCACCGAGGTCACCTGGACGCCGCGCGGAGGCCACGTCGGCATGCCCGCGGATCTCGACCTCGGGCGGCCGGGTCCGAAAGGCCTCCACGCCCAGCTCCTCTCCTGGATCGCCATGACCCTGTCCTCCTAG
- a CDS encoding phosphatidylcholine/phosphatidylserine synthase, translating to MRNPRLPVRKVVPSLVTGAGLVFGFCSMLAASQGEYDIAVYLLVAAIYCDLFDGQLARLLKATSRFGQQFDSLSDALSFGAAPAFLVYQALMRPLGPWGVAAALVFVMAGVLRLARFNVTADAHTKDRRTLGVPIPIGAGYAMVVALMRDHIPPAAAAATLILMALAMVSRVRLPQLKKNSVVTTMLLVGICNYMAVVAWPNWTTVVWWNVWNAVILATAWLEERRQRGEQDDSPEPTTT from the coding sequence GTGAGAAATCCACGGCTGCCGGTCCGCAAGGTCGTGCCGAGTCTGGTCACCGGCGCCGGCCTCGTTTTCGGCTTCTGCTCGATGCTCGCAGCGTCGCAGGGCGAATACGACATTGCCGTCTACCTGCTGGTGGCGGCCATCTACTGTGACCTGTTCGACGGCCAGCTGGCGCGCCTGCTCAAGGCGACCAGCCGCTTCGGCCAGCAGTTCGACAGTCTCTCGGACGCCCTGTCGTTCGGCGCCGCGCCGGCCTTCCTCGTCTATCAGGCCCTGATGCGTCCGCTCGGACCCTGGGGCGTCGCCGCAGCGCTGGTTTTCGTGATGGCGGGGGTACTCCGCCTGGCGCGCTTCAACGTGACCGCCGACGCGCATACCAAGGACCGGCGGACGCTGGGCGTGCCGATTCCGATCGGTGCGGGCTACGCCATGGTCGTCGCGCTGATGCGCGACCACATCCCTCCGGCCGCCGCCGCCGCGACCCTGATCCTCATGGCGCTGGCGATGGTTTCGCGTGTCCGCCTGCCGCAGTTGAAGAAGAACTCGGTGGTCACGACGATGCTGCTGGTGGGTATCTGCAACTACATGGCGGTCGTCGCGTGGCCCAACTGGACCACGGTCGTCTGGTGGAACGTCTGGAACGCGGTGATCCTCGCGACCGCCTGGCTCGAAGAGCGCCGGCAGCGCGGCGAGCAGGACGATTCACCGGAGCCGACGACCACTTAG